The Solibacillus sp. FSL R7-0682 genome includes a window with the following:
- the secA2 gene encoding accessory Sec system translocase SecA2 encodes MFSIFKRNTEQTSAKELKKYYKTVEQINKLEATYSPMSDEELQNMTFKFKERLENGEELIAIIPDAFAVVREASKRVLNMRHFDVQLIGGLVLTEGNIAEMPTGEGKTLVASLPSYVRALEGKGVHVITVNDYLAKRDFELIGQIHRFLGLTVGLNVPMMEPDAKKEAYNADITYGVGTEFGFDYLRDNMAHTIGDKVQRPYHFAIIDEVDSVLIDEAKTPLIIAGKMGANEELHHIASTLAKRFKIDEDYDFDDETKATSLTDQGIEKVEAAFGIDNLYDLEHQTLYHYVIQAVRAHVMFERDVDYIVREDKIELVDMFTGRIMEGRSLSDGLHQAIEAKEGVTITEENKAQAQVTIQNYFRMYPKLSGMTGTAKTQEKEILEVYGMRVIQIPTNRPRRRMDQTDIVFEKIEQKYEFVAQEALRRHEKGQPVLIGTTSILQSEKVASYLKKYGLQFQLLNAKTVEQEVELISEAGQKNRITVATNMAGRGTDIVLGEGVEALGGLYVIGTEKHESRRVDNQLRGRSGRQGDPGESQFILSIEDDMFKRFAKDDVEKFRKKMTANEIGRIENKDVIELIDRTQRIVEGAHFSMREYNLKLDDVINDQRRVIYDLRDRVLKNEELLQQLVKMMTETVDFAVRENAPEDKDILEWDFDKMERTVNSLFLTPVTVNRDETKVKKLLESMNPSIKELTEVIEGFEQNEQIMAIIPKVMLSFIDRMWVRHLEQMAHLKEGIGLRHYQQEDPMRIYQREGLELFGKNYQELRRQIVEELVTFMKNITLNVEE; translated from the coding sequence ATGTTCTCAATATTTAAACGTAACACAGAACAGACAAGTGCTAAAGAGTTAAAGAAGTACTACAAAACCGTAGAACAAATTAATAAGCTTGAAGCAACTTATAGCCCTATGTCTGATGAAGAACTTCAAAATATGACATTTAAATTTAAGGAACGTTTAGAAAATGGCGAAGAGCTAATAGCAATTATCCCTGATGCGTTTGCAGTCGTTCGTGAAGCTTCTAAACGTGTATTAAACATGCGCCACTTTGATGTACAGTTAATCGGTGGTCTTGTACTTACAGAAGGAAACATTGCTGAAATGCCAACAGGTGAAGGGAAAACATTAGTTGCTTCCCTACCTTCCTATGTACGTGCATTAGAAGGCAAAGGAGTTCATGTCATCACAGTGAACGATTACTTAGCAAAGCGTGACTTTGAATTAATCGGACAAATTCACCGTTTCCTCGGCTTAACAGTTGGATTAAATGTACCAATGATGGAGCCTGATGCAAAAAAAGAAGCATACAATGCAGATATTACATATGGTGTTGGAACAGAGTTTGGCTTCGACTACTTACGTGATAATATGGCACATACAATTGGCGATAAAGTTCAACGTCCATATCACTTTGCCATTATTGATGAAGTTGACTCAGTATTAATTGACGAAGCAAAAACACCGTTAATTATCGCAGGTAAAATGGGCGCAAATGAAGAGTTGCACCATATCGCTTCTACACTAGCAAAACGCTTCAAAATTGATGAAGACTACGATTTTGACGATGAAACGAAAGCAACTTCTTTAACCGATCAAGGTATCGAAAAGGTTGAAGCAGCATTTGGAATCGATAATTTATATGATTTAGAGCACCAAACTCTTTATCATTACGTAATTCAGGCTGTTCGTGCCCATGTAATGTTCGAGCGCGACGTCGATTATATTGTGCGCGAAGATAAAATTGAATTAGTCGATATGTTTACGGGCCGTATTATGGAAGGACGTTCCCTTTCAGATGGTCTACACCAAGCTATTGAAGCTAAAGAAGGCGTAACGATTACTGAAGAAAATAAAGCACAAGCACAAGTAACGATCCAAAACTACTTCCGCATGTACCCGAAATTATCAGGGATGACTGGTACTGCGAAAACACAAGAAAAAGAAATTTTAGAAGTATACGGCATGCGCGTAATCCAAATTCCAACGAATCGTCCGCGTCGACGTATGGACCAAACGGATATTGTATTTGAAAAGATTGAACAAAAATACGAATTTGTTGCGCAAGAAGCATTGCGCCGACACGAAAAAGGGCAACCCGTTCTTATTGGGACAACTTCTATTTTACAATCTGAAAAAGTAGCAAGCTATTTAAAAAAATATGGACTTCAATTCCAACTATTAAATGCTAAAACCGTAGAACAAGAGGTTGAATTAATCTCTGAAGCAGGGCAAAAAAATCGGATTACAGTAGCGACAAACATGGCCGGCCGTGGTACGGATATTGTACTAGGAGAAGGCGTAGAAGCATTAGGTGGCCTTTATGTCATCGGTACTGAGAAGCACGAAAGTCGTCGTGTTGACAATCAATTACGAGGTCGTTCTGGACGTCAAGGTGACCCTGGTGAAAGCCAATTCATTTTATCGATTGAAGATGATATGTTTAAGCGCTTTGCCAAAGATGATGTAGAAAAATTCCGTAAGAAAATGACGGCAAACGAAATCGGTCGTATTGAAAATAAAGATGTCATCGAATTAATTGATCGTACACAGCGTATTGTTGAAGGTGCGCACTTCTCGATGCGTGAGTATAACTTAAAATTAGATGATGTTATTAATGATCAACGTCGCGTTATCTACGATTTGCGAGATAGAGTTCTTAAAAACGAAGAATTACTTCAGCAATTAGTGAAAATGATGACAGAAACAGTTGATTTCGCTGTACGAGAAAATGCTCCGGAAGATAAAGATATTCTAGAGTGGGATTTTGATAAAATGGAGCGTACAGTTAACTCATTATTCCTAACACCGGTAACAGTAAATCGCGATGAAACGAAAGTGAAAAAGCTATTAGAATCTATGAATCCATCTATTAAAGAGCTAACTGAAGTTATTGAAGGATTCGAACAGAACGAACAAATTATGGCGATCATCCCTAAAGTAATGCTAAGCTTCATTGATCGCATGTGGGTAAGACATTTAGAGCAAATGGCTCACTTAAAAGAAGGAATCGGCCTTCGTCATTACCAACAAGAGGATCCAATGCGAATTTATCAACGTGAGGGCTTAGAGCTATTCGGGAAAAACTATCAAGAGCTTCGCCGTCAAATTGTAGAAGAGCTTGTTACATTTATGAAAAATATTACGTTAAACGTGGAGGAATAA
- a CDS encoding C40 family peptidase produces MKNGWKVMLAGVAVSSIVFVASTVEAASYTVEKGDTLTKIAKAHNTTIQQLKQWNNLSNDQIYIQQKLIIASINKVTPTNKTTTTKDNVKENINVEKKTVIYVVAKGDNLTKIAKQYNTSVNELKQWNGLKSDAISVGQQLMIEQNAKLVSQTNKPSNIGNVDGTKAVENVEPIIQFKETADEAIARKLASEKEITSSISAATASKYEQLLLVAEQALGIPYKYSGSTIEGFDCSGFVSYVYNSVGVNLPRKSSLMYFEEDTIKVKNPLPGDVVFFKNTIIPTISHMGIYIGNDEFIHAGTNGIAIANLNTKYWSERFVAFKRLNALQ; encoded by the coding sequence ATGAAGAATGGATGGAAAGTAATGCTTGCAGGAGTAGCTGTTTCTTCTATCGTATTTGTAGCGTCTACTGTAGAAGCAGCGTCGTATACAGTAGAAAAGGGAGACACTTTGACTAAAATTGCGAAAGCTCACAACACGACAATTCAACAGTTGAAACAATGGAATAACTTATCAAATGATCAAATCTACATTCAACAAAAATTAATCATTGCTTCTATTAATAAAGTAACTCCAACTAATAAAACAACAACAACGAAGGATAACGTTAAAGAGAATATTAATGTCGAAAAAAAAACTGTTATATATGTCGTGGCAAAGGGAGATAATTTAACGAAAATCGCAAAGCAATATAATACGTCCGTCAACGAATTGAAACAATGGAATGGCTTAAAATCAGATGCGATTAGTGTAGGGCAACAGCTTATGATTGAACAAAATGCAAAGTTAGTATCTCAGACGAATAAACCTAGTAATATTGGAAATGTAGATGGAACAAAGGCTGTTGAAAATGTTGAACCGATAATTCAATTTAAAGAAACAGCAGATGAAGCAATTGCGCGAAAATTAGCAAGTGAAAAAGAAATTACATCGAGTATTAGTGCAGCAACTGCAAGCAAATATGAGCAGCTTCTTTTAGTTGCCGAGCAAGCTTTAGGCATTCCATATAAATATAGTGGATCGACAATTGAAGGTTTTGATTGCAGTGGTTTTGTAAGCTATGTTTATAATTCAGTTGGCGTCAATTTACCAAGAAAGAGTAGTTTAATGTATTTTGAGGAAGATACGATAAAAGTAAAAAATCCTTTACCTGGGGATGTAGTGTTCTTTAAAAATACAATCATTCCAACGATTTCTCATATGGGAATTTATATAGGGAATGACGAATTTATTCATGCAGGAACAAATGGAATTGCGATCGCCAACTTAAATACCAAATATTGGTCAGAGCGTTTTGTCGCATTTAAGCGATTGAATGCATTGCAGTAA
- a CDS encoding C40 family peptidase, whose amino-acid sequence MNYFKFIRNTLLTIAAAFVIFFAPGNENDASAATAYSVDELKTISSKYIGVRYAYGGTSSKGFDCSGYVRHVFKELGITSLDRTSSGMYQQGTAIKKADLQPGDLVFFNTAGNRVSHVGIYIGSGKFIHASTSKGVIKTDINDKYYWGNKYVGAKRIASFSASTVAAVEDHSDVDNTPEAE is encoded by the coding sequence ATGAACTATTTTAAATTTATACGCAATACGTTATTAACTATTGCAGCAGCATTCGTCATATTCTTCGCTCCAGGAAATGAAAACGACGCTTCTGCAGCAACTGCATACTCAGTTGACGAATTAAAAACAATTTCTTCTAAATATATAGGTGTACGTTACGCGTATGGCGGAACTTCTTCTAAAGGATTTGACTGCTCAGGTTATGTTCGACATGTATTTAAGGAATTAGGCATTACATCATTAGATCGTACATCTTCAGGCATGTATCAACAAGGTACAGCAATTAAGAAAGCGGACTTACAGCCAGGCGATTTAGTATTCTTTAATACAGCTGGTAATCGTGTATCTCATGTAGGTATTTACATTGGTTCAGGAAAGTTCATTCACGCTTCTACAAGTAAAGGTGTAATTAAAACAGACATTAACGATAAATACTACTGGGGAAATAAGTACGTTGGTGCTAAACGAATCGCAAGCTTCTCAGCTTCAACTGTAGCTGCAGTAGAAGACCATAGCGATGTAGATAATACTCCAGAAGCAGAATAA
- a CDS encoding accessory Sec system S-layer assembly protein produces MGLFDLFKKGDKVGKDSAVDSTSVVKSSAKTSNKDANRDVVTKLSFHPDWNVPQEQKYVFNFLANDLAPLKPNQLSLSAINIEPANGSWNVKAFFRSSLAEAIELGEIELLILDKDDNRLASHYFDFKELGVIPAESARPWIFTFPKSSITADEVPAEGWKISFNLLSLRGHQLDLDDTWKKQLPETEQEKLAEIVKTLPKLGKTEVNFTGLQAKLNEDNSLHASIFIRNGHDKAINLEQLPLEIMDARGVVVAKGSFKLNPVLTVQPNTTKPWTFIFPEQLVTPEGIDLSRWTARVPQ; encoded by the coding sequence ATGGGTTTATTCGATTTATTTAAAAAGGGCGATAAGGTCGGAAAAGATAGTGCCGTTGATTCAACATCGGTTGTAAAATCATCAGCGAAAACGTCTAACAAAGATGCAAATCGTGATGTCGTAACAAAGCTTTCATTCCATCCAGATTGGAATGTACCGCAAGAACAAAAGTATGTGTTTAATTTCTTAGCAAATGATCTAGCACCATTAAAACCAAATCAATTGTCGTTATCTGCTATCAATATTGAGCCAGCAAATGGTTCTTGGAATGTAAAAGCTTTTTTCCGTTCTTCATTAGCAGAAGCAATTGAGCTTGGTGAAATTGAGCTTTTAATTTTAGATAAAGATGATAATCGCTTAGCCTCACATTACTTTGATTTTAAAGAGCTTGGTGTCATTCCAGCAGAAAGTGCACGTCCTTGGATTTTCACTTTCCCTAAATCGTCTATTACTGCAGATGAAGTACCAGCAGAAGGTTGGAAAATTTCATTCAACCTACTGTCATTACGTGGGCACCAATTAGATCTTGATGATACATGGAAAAAGCAATTACCTGAAACAGAACAGGAAAAATTAGCGGAAATCGTAAAAACATTACCAAAGCTAGGTAAAACAGAAGTAAACTTTACGGGCTTACAAGCTAAGTTAAATGAAGATAACAGCTTACACGCTTCCATCTTCATCCGTAATGGTCATGACAAGGCAATTAACTTAGAGCAATTACCTTTAGAAATTATGGACGCTCGCGGTGTAGTTGTAGCAAAGGGGTCATTTAAATTAAACCCTGTATTAACTGTACAGCCAAATACAACGAAACCTTGGACATTCATCTTCCCAGAGCAGCTTGTAACTCCTGAAGGAATCGACTTATCACGCTGGACTGCACGCGTACCTCAATAA